The Longimicrobium sp. sequence TCCGCGCGGCCGCGCCCGCGAGGTGCTGCGCTTCTACCGCGACTTCGCGCCCGGCGCGCCCGACGCGCTCACCACCTCGGCCGGGCTCCTCACCTCGCCCGAGGGCGTGCCCCTGGTGGCGCTGGTGGCGTGCTGGGCCGGCCCCCTTGCCGAGGGCGAGGCGGCGCTGCGGCCGCTGCGCACCTTCGCCCCGCCGCTGGCCGACGGGATCGGGCCGCTCCCGTTCGCGCGGATGCAGCGGCTGATGGACGAGGCGTTTCCCCCGGGCCGGCGCAACTACTGGAAGTCGGACTTCCTGCGCGAGCTGCCCGACGCGGCCGTCGACGCGGTGGTGGAGCACGCCGCGCGCGCGCCCTCGCCGCACACGGCCGTGCTCCTGGAAAGCTACACCGGGGCGGCGGCCCGCGTGGCGCACGACGCCACCGCGTATCCGCACCGGGGGGCGCCGTACAACCTCCACCTCTTCGCGGCGTGGACCGACCCGGCGGGCGACGCCGGCAACGTCCGCTGGGCGCGCGAGGCGCGCGAGGCGCTCCGTCCGTTCTCCACCGGCGGCGTATACGTCAACTTCCTGGGTGACGAGGGGGAGGCGCGCGTGCGCGCCGCCTACGGCGCCAACCACGCGCGGCTCGCGCGGGCCAAGCGCGCGTACGACCCCCTCAACCTGTTCCGCCGCAACCAGAACGTCCGGCCGGAAGGATGAGGCCGGCAGAAAGGCAGGGCCATGGGCTCGACCATCGACCCCGGGAGCCTGGCCGTGGCGGCGACGCACGTCGACGCCACCTGGGCGCCAGAGCGGCGGCGCGTCCGCCTGCACGCCTACTGGCTCCGGCTCCTGGCCGCGGGCCCCGACCGCTACGCCGGGGTGGCCGAACGCTGGACCGACGGAGCCAACTTCCACCCCGACCCCGACGCGGCCGCCCGCGACGAGCGCATCGCCGCGGCCGAGGCGGCCGACGGCGGCCGGACGCTGCGGGTGCGGTGGGAAGACGGCGCGACGCACCTCTTCGCCGCAGAGGAGCTGTGGCACCGGGCCTTCGAGGCCGACCCCGCCGACCGGGTCGAGCCCGAGCCCTGGGACGCGCGCACCCACTTTCCGGCGTTCGACCACGCGCGGGTGATGGACGACGACGACGCCCTCTGCGAGTTCCTGCACTTCTTCCTGCGCCGCGGGCTGGCATTCCTGCACGGGGTGCCGCGCCGCGAGAAGGAGATCGAGCGGGTGGCCGCGCGCCTCTCCACCCTGCAGCGCAGCCACCTGGGCGACACCTTCACCCTCCTCTGGCGCGAGGAGTCGCGGCACCTGGGCGAGACCCCCGACGGGATCCCGCTGCACATCGACATGGTGTACAAGCAGATCCCGCCCGACCTGCAGATGCTGCACGTGCTCGAGGAGGCCGAGGAGGGGGGCGAGAACGTGTTCGTCGACGCCTTCCACCTGCTCTCGCGGATGGACCCCGAAGACGTGCGGCTCCTGCGCGAGGTTCCCGTCTGGTTCGTGGCCGAGAGCGAGACCGTGCACTTCCGCGGGCTGCACCCGATCGTGGTGTGCGACGCCCGCGGGCGCTTCCAGGGGATGTACTACAACGAGTACAAGATGGTCTTCCCCGTCGACGCGCCGGCCGGGCTCTACCACGCCTTCCTGCGCCTGAGGCGGCTGGCGGGCGACCCGGAGAGCGCGCAGGTGGTGCGGCTGCCGCGCGACAGCATCGCCCTGTTCCACAACCTGCGCACGCTGCACGCGCGGCTGGCCTTCCGCGGCACGCGCCGCCACCTGGAGGGGTGCTACCTCTCCGAAGACGACCTGAAGAGCCGCTACCGCACGCTGGCCGCCCGCGCGGCCGCGCCCGCCGCGCCCGCCGCGCCGTGACGGCGCGGCGCTGCCCTGCTCCGCCGCGGAGTGGCCCGCCGTCGAGACTGACCGCCGCCCGGCGGGCCGCCTGGAAGCACCACCGCCTGCGCCGCGACCGCCGGGCGCATCATCCACCGCCCCGCCGCGCGGCGCCTGGAGCGATGCGCGGCGGCGTGGGAGACACCGGGAAGGGGAAAGGACGACCATGAGCTCGATCGCCACGCCGGCCGCCGCGTCCGCGCGGCACCCGGCGGAGACCGCCACCGGGCTCGTGGCCCGGCTCAACACGCGCGGGCACCGGCGCGCCCTGTGGGGGTTCGCGGCCATCGTGCTGGCGCACTGGGCCGAGCACCTGTTGCAGGCCTGGCAGATCTGGGGGATGGGGATGCCGCGCCCGCACGCGATGGGCGCGCTGGGGATGGTGTGGCCGTGGCTGGTGCACTCGGAGTGGCTGCACTACGGCTACGCGGTGGTGATGCTGATCGGCCTGTTCCTGCTGCGCCCGGGGATGGCGGGGCGCGCGCGCAGCTGGTGGACCGTGGCGCTGGCCATCCAGTTCTGGCACCACGTCGAGCACGCGCTGCTGCTGGTCCAGGCGCAGAGCGGCTGGCACCTGGCGGGGCGCCCCGTCCCCACCAGCATCGTCCAGCTCTGGCTCCCGCGGGTGGAGCTGCACCTGTTCTACAACGCCATCGTCTTCGTGCCGATGGTGATCGCCATGGTCCACCATCTCCGCCCCTCGCCCGCCGAGGCCGCGGGGATGCGGTGCACCTGCGCGATGCGGGGCGCCTTCCGGCCGTCTCCGCGGTTCACGTAGCTGTCGCAGCCGCCCCGGCGGTGACGCTGCCCACCACGGCGGGAGTGGCGCGCGCCGTGAGGTCCGGGATGGCCGCGCAAAGGCGCGAGGGTTACGTTCCGGGGGCGCCGGTACGCTCCCGGAAACGCGGGCGCGGCGCCCGGCGCACCCCTTTGCAAGGAGGTGCTTCGTGGGCCTGTCCGTGATCGCCGTGTACCGGCCCAGGGAGGGGCGCGAGGACGAGCTGCTGGACGTCATGCGCGACCATCTTCCCGTGCTCCGCCAGGAGGGTCTCGCCAGCGGCGCGGAGCCGGTGGTGCTGCGCACCGGCGACGGCACCCTGATCGAGGTGTTCGAGTGGGCCTCGGAGGACGCCGTGCGGCACGCGCACGAGAACGCGCGCGTGCAGGAGCTGTGGAACCGCTTTGCCGCCGTCTCCGACAACGTTCCCCTGGCCGAGGTCCCCGCGGCCCGCGAGCGCTTCGCCACCGTGGAGCGCGTGGAGCTCTGAGCGGGGCGGGACCGCCACCGCGCCCGGCGCAGGGCCCTTCCCCGCCGACGGGGAAGGGCCTTCGTTCTCCCTGGCTCCGCCCGGCGGCGAACGTCCGTCGCCCCTGCCCCGGCCACCTTCCCGCGGCCCCTCCCCGGCGCCCCTCCGAACACGAGCAACCTGAGAGAAGGCACGCCTCGCACCCCTGCCTAGACTATATCGCGGCTGCCCACTACCGCGAGTGCCCCGTCCGGAGCCGCGCATCCGCGCCGGTCCCAGGCCGTGCCAAGGCAAGGAGGAAATGCGATGCTCACCAAGCCCGTTGCCATTTGCGTGAACCGAGGGGGACAGAGTCTCGACACCGCCAAGATGGTGGCCGACGCGGTCGGCTGGCCCGTCATCGGGGCCGACCCACGAGACATCCTTCTGGTCGACGCAGGAAACGCCATCATCGGTCTCGGCTTCCAGGTCGTCACCTCGTTCACGACCGCGGCCGCCTCGGACCCGGCCGTGGATCCGGCACTGGATCCGTCGATCTCCGGCGACTGCGCCGGCGATCCCGCGTTCGCCGTGGCCAGCACCACCGAACCCACCATCGCCTCGTCGTTCGAGTTCGCCACCGGATCGATCGACGACGCCGCCGAGAAGCCCGCGCGCCACCTCCAGCTGTCCGCCGCCACGCTCACGCGCAACAAGCGCGGCGACAACGGGACGCAGCGCCTGCACTGGACCGACGTGAACGGCAACCTCTTCACCTTCGCGCAGTTCGACGACGCGGGGCTGCAGGGGAAGCGCGGCGCCTACTACCGCAAGCTCCTGGAGCGGCGCGGCTTCGAGCTGGGCAAGCGCACCCGCTTCGACAACACCCTGCCGCTGGTGGGGGTGACCCTGCTGGTGTCGGACCTGGAGCGCTCGCGCGCCTGGTACGAAGGGAAGCTCGGGCTGAAGGTGATCGACGCCGACCGCGACGACGTGAGCCTCGACGCGGGGAACATCATCCTGCGTCTGCGTCCCGAGTCGTCGACCGGGCTGGTGCGCAGGTACCGGATGACCATGGCGCTGCGCGACCAGTTCAGCTTCTACACCCCCGACATCCGGGCCGAGGCCGCCAACCTCGCGAAGGGCGGGGTGATCTTCCCGCGCGGCATCGAGTGGAGCACCTCGGGCGGCGCGCTGGCCAAGATGCCGGACCCCGACGGCTACGGCCTGTGGCTCTGGCAGCCGCAGCCGACCTACATCACCGGGATGCCCATCGACTACACGTCGGTGGTCAGCCGGATCCTGCACGAGCAGGGGCTGCCACTCCCCGAGCAGGGCTACAGCGGGCCGTACAGGCTGGAGCAGGTGGCCCAGCCGACCCTGAGCGCGCCGCCGCCGTCGGGCACGCCGACCACGCCGCCCACCACCAAGGGCTGAGGCGTGCGCGGAAGCGGGGTCCCGAAGACCGAGGGGGCCCCGCATCCCGGCGATCGCCGCTGCACCCCTCCGGCGGCGAACGCCCGTCTCCCTGCCCCGGCCACCTGCCGCGGCGCTCGCCGGCACCCCTCCAGACACGAGCAACTTGAGAGAAGGCACGCCTGCCGCCCCTGCCTAGACTGTACCGCGGCTGCCCACTACCGCGAGCGTGCCCCGTCCGGAGCCGCGTCCCCGCCGGTCCCGGGCCGTGCCAAGGCAAGGAGGAAATGCGATGCTCACCAAGCCCGTTGCCATTTGCGTGAACCGAGGGGGACAGAGTCTCGACACCGCGAAGATGGTGGCCGAGGCGGTCGGCTGGCCCGTCATCGGGGTCGATCCCCGCGACCTGCTGCTGGTCGACGCGGGGAACGCCATCGTCGGCCTCGGTTTCCAGATCGTGTCGGCACTCATCATCTCCGACCCGTCCATCTCCGGGAGCTGCGGTGGCGACCCCGCGTTCGCCACCGCCAGCACCGGGGAACCCACCCTCGCCTCGTCGCTCGAGTTCGCCTCGGTGTCGATCGACGCCGATGCCGAGAAGGCCGCGCGCCACCTGGAGCTTTCCACCGCCGTCGTCACGCGCAACAAGCGGGCGGGCACCGGTGCGCAGCGCCTGCACTGGACCGACGTGAACGGAAACCTCTTCACCTTCGCGCAGTTCGACGCCGAAGGGCTGAAGGGGAAGCGCGGCGGCTACTACGCGAAGCTCCTGGAACGGCGCGGCTTCGAGTTGGGCAAGCGCAACCGGTTCGACAACACCCAGCCGCTGGTGGGCGTAACCCTGCTGGTGTCGGACCTGGACCGTTCGCGCAGCTTCTACGAGGGGCAGCTGGGGCTGAAGGTGGTGGATGCCGACAACGACGACGTGAGCCTCGACGCGGGGAACATCATCATGCGGCTGCGCCCCGAGACCTCCACCGGCATGGTGCGCAGGTATCAGCAGAGCCAGTCGCTGCGCGACCAGTTCAGCTTCTACACCCCCGACATCCGGGCCGAGGCCGCCAACCTCGTCAGCCAGGGGGTCGGGTTCCCGCGCGGGATCGAGTGGACCGTCTCGGGCGGCGCCCTGGCCAAGATGCCGGACCCCGACGGCTACAACCTGTGGCTCTGGCAGCCGCAGCCCCGCTTCGTGGAGGGGATGCCGATCGACTACACGCCGGTGACCAGCCGGATCCTGAAGGAGCACGGCCTGCCGCTTCCCCGGGAAGCGTACACCGGGCCGTACGTGCAGGAGGCCCTGGGACTGCTCTCCACCATTCCGCCGCCGCCGTCCGGCACGCCGACCACGCCGCCCACCACCAAGGGCTGAGGCGCGCGCGGAGGCGGGGCCCCGGTCCCGGGTCTCGAGCGCCGGACCGGCGCCCGGAGACCGGGATCCGGTCCGGAAAGACCGAGGGCTCCGCGATGCCGGTCATCGGCGCTGCACCCCCGTCCGCCGTCCTCCGCCGTTCGCGGGGGGCGGCGGCGGGCACCCGACCTCCAGGAGGACGCATGGACGAGGAACTGCGGACCGATTTCGCCGGCGAGGGCGCGCTGGCCGGGGCCAGGCTGGCCGAGGTGGCGCTGTACGTGCGCGACCTTTCCGCCTCGCGGGCCTTCTACGAGGAGGTGCTGGGGCTGGAGCCGGCGGACGCGGACAGCCACTCGGCGGCCTACGCCACCGGCCCGGCCCGGCTGCGCCTGCGCGCGGCCGACGACGAGGCGGTGACGCTGGCCGACGCCGATCCCTCGGCCGACCTGACCTTCCTGGTGTCCGACCTCGACGGGGTGCGCAACGCGCTGGCCGCGCGCGGGGTGGCGTTCGCCGACACGATGCGCTACGTGATCGGCGCCACCACGGGGTTCCACGACCCCGACGGGCACCGCATCTCGCTGTACGAGCCCTCGGCCACGGCCATGACCTGGCCCAGCGGCGAGAAGATCAAGGAGCTCGTGCGCGCCGTCGGAAAGGACCCGGCGGCGTTCGGGACGGGCGCCCAGGGAGGCGCGCCGGCGCCGGCGGGGCTGGGCGGGAGCGAGCTGGTGTACCTCTTCCTCTTCGTTCCCGACGCCGACCAGGCGATGGAGTTCTACCACTCCGTGCTGGGGCTTCCCTACCTGGAGTGCCGGGCGTGCCGGCGCGGCTCCACCGAGCACCAGCAGGGCGTGGTGAAGTACGACGCCGGCGGGCTGATGCTGACCACCCACCTCTTCGAGGGCCCCGAGGCCGAGGCCGCGGGGGCGCTGACCGCGGCGCAGATGAAGGGGCTGGCCCCGGTGTTCCAGGTGCCCGACGTGGCGCGGGCCGCGGCGGCGCTGGCGGCGCGCGGGGTGCGCACCGGCCGCGTGGTGACGTCGGCGGCGGAGCGCAGCGCGCGCTTCGAGGATCCCTTCGGCCGCGTGTTCCACCTGCGGGAGACCCTGCCGGAGACGGCGGAGCCCCGGGCCGGGGCACGCGCCGCGGCCGGGGCGCGCTGAATGGGCGCGTTCCCCCGGTTGCGGCGGATGGGCGTGCTGGGCGGCCTGGGTCCGCAGGCCACCATGGAGTTCGAGGCGCGGGTGCACGCCGTCTCGCGTACGCTGCTTCCATCCCGGAAAAGCGGCGGCTATCCCCCGATGGCCGTCCTCTACTATCGACACACTCCCTTCCTCTTGGATTGCGACCTGCGCGTCGCCCTTCCTCCGCGGCCGCACCCGCGCCTCCTCGAGGCCGCCCGCTCGCTGCGCCCCCTGGCCGACTTCCTGGTGATCCCGGCGAACGCCCCGCACCTCTTCCACGCGGAGATCGAGGAGGCGTTTGGCGGGCCGCTGGTGAGCATGGTGGAAGCGACGCTCGCCGAGGTGGAGCGGCGCGGGTGGACGCGGGTGGGGGTGCTGGGGCTGGGCGAGCCGCGCGTGTACCTGGACCCGCTCGGCGCGCGCGGCGTGGACGCGCTGTCGCTTCCGCCGGAGGGCCGCGCCGCGCTGGACGCGGCGATCTTCGCCACCATGGAGGGGGGGGCGGAGCCGCAGTCGCGCCGCGCCGCGCTCGACGCCGTGGCGTGGCTCCGCGCGCGGGGCGCCGACGGGATCATCCCCGGGTGCACCGAGGTGCCGCTCCTGCTGGGCGAGGCGGCGGGCGCGCCCGACTTGGTGGACCCGCTCCAGCTCCTGGCCGAGGCGGCGGTGCGCTACGCCATCCCCGACGAGTGGCGGCCGGACCCGGAGACCGACGCGGCCCTCTCCACGCCGGCGCCGGCGGAGCGGGCGTCCTCCGGGGCCGCGGCGCCGGCCTGACCGCGCGCGCCGGCCCGGCGAATCGCATCGCCCCGGTCGCGACCGCCATCGCCGTCGATCTCATCCTTACGACGACCGGGATGGCCGCTCTGGCGCGTTCGCCCTCGCCCGCATAGCATGGACCGGCCGGTCCGGACGGACCGCGCGGACGGGCGCTGAGCTCCCCGTCCCTGCCGCTCTTCACCCGGTTTCGCGGAGGTGCGGGATGGCCGCAACGCTTGGCCCGGACGAGGTCTTCCGCACGCTGTTCGAGTACTGCGGCGCCAAGCCGGGCGCCGTGGTGGACCACCCCTGGGGCGAGGTCGTGTTCAAGGTGAAGAAGAAGATCTTCGCCTACATCGGCCGCCCGGGAGAATCGTCGGGGGTGACGGTGAAGCCCGCGCCCGAGGAGCTGGATGCGCTGCTGGCGCGCCCGAACGTGCAGCTGGCGCACTACATCGGGCGCTTCGGCTGGGTGAACGTGTCCATCCACGACCAGGCGTCGATGAAGCTGGCGCTGCGCCTGGTGGACGAGACCTACGAGCAGATCGCGCACGGGAAGAAGGGCGGGGCGCGCAAGGCCGCGTCCCCGTCGGCCGCCGGAGAGACGCCGCCGCCCGCCGCGAAGAAGAGCGCCTCGAAGGAGGCTCCCGCGAAGAAGGAAGGCGCCGCGAAGAAGGAGGCTGCCGCGAAGGCGGGCGGGGCAAAGAAGCCCGCCGGGGGGAAGAAACCGGCTGCGGGATCTGCGTAGATCACACGATCGATCCCCATTGGGGGACTCTGTCGTCCCGGGCGGCGCCGGCTCCGCTCGGGACGACGCGTCTTTCATTTGATCTGATTCGTATCGAACCCGAAAGTTCCGGATCTCATGAGGAGACGCGGAGAACTCATCCCCGGCAT is a genomic window containing:
- a CDS encoding MmcQ/YjbR family DNA-binding protein, with the protein product MAATLGPDEVFRTLFEYCGAKPGAVVDHPWGEVVFKVKKKIFAYIGRPGESSGVTVKPAPEELDALLARPNVQLAHYIGRFGWVNVSIHDQASMKLALRLVDETYEQIAHGKKGGARKAASPSAAGETPPPAAKKSASKEAPAKKEGAAKKEAAAKAGGAKKPAGGKKPAAGSA
- a CDS encoding FAD-binding oxidoreductase, producing the protein MDVARAHAPAPAAAGEAALRALRGSLRGDLLVPGDPGYDEARRVHNALVDRRPALIVRCAAAGDVRAAVLFARERGWHPAVRGGGHSVAGHSVCDGGMVIDLSPMRGVRVDPAARLARAEGGVTWGELDRQTQAFGLATPGGIVSTTGVAGLTLGGGVGWLVRRHGLACDNLVAAEVVTAGGEILRASADEHPELFWALRGGGGNFGVVTAFTFRLHPVGTVLGGMVLYPRGRAREVLRFYRDFAPGAPDALTTSAGLLTSPEGVPLVALVACWAGPLAEGEAALRPLRTFAPPLADGIGPLPFARMQRLMDEAFPPGRRNYWKSDFLRELPDAAVDAVVEHAARAPSPHTAVLLESYTGAAARVAHDATAYPHRGAPYNLHLFAAWTDPAGDAGNVRWAREAREALRPFSTGGVYVNFLGDEGEARVRAAYGANHARLARAKRAYDPLNLFRRNQNVRPEG
- a CDS encoding VOC family protein, with the translated sequence MDEELRTDFAGEGALAGARLAEVALYVRDLSASRAFYEEVLGLEPADADSHSAAYATGPARLRLRAADDEAVTLADADPSADLTFLVSDLDGVRNALAARGVAFADTMRYVIGATTGFHDPDGHRISLYEPSATAMTWPSGEKIKELVRAVGKDPAAFGTGAQGGAPAPAGLGGSELVYLFLFVPDADQAMEFYHSVLGLPYLECRACRRGSTEHQQGVVKYDAGGLMLTTHLFEGPEAEAAGALTAAQMKGLAPVFQVPDVARAAAALAARGVRTGRVVTSAAERSARFEDPFGRVFHLRETLPETAEPRAGARAAAGAR
- a CDS encoding TauD/TfdA family dioxygenase; the encoded protein is MGSTIDPGSLAVAATHVDATWAPERRRVRLHAYWLRLLAAGPDRYAGVAERWTDGANFHPDPDAAARDERIAAAEAADGGRTLRVRWEDGATHLFAAEELWHRAFEADPADRVEPEPWDARTHFPAFDHARVMDDDDALCEFLHFFLRRGLAFLHGVPRREKEIERVAARLSTLQRSHLGDTFTLLWREESRHLGETPDGIPLHIDMVYKQIPPDLQMLHVLEEAEEGGENVFVDAFHLLSRMDPEDVRLLREVPVWFVAESETVHFRGLHPIVVCDARGRFQGMYYNEYKMVFPVDAPAGLYHAFLRLRRLAGDPESAQVVRLPRDSIALFHNLRTLHARLAFRGTRRHLEGCYLSEDDLKSRYRTLAARAAAPAAPAAP
- a CDS encoding amino acid racemase; translation: MGAFPRLRRMGVLGGLGPQATMEFEARVHAVSRTLLPSRKSGGYPPMAVLYYRHTPFLLDCDLRVALPPRPHPRLLEAARSLRPLADFLVIPANAPHLFHAEIEEAFGGPLVSMVEATLAEVERRGWTRVGVLGLGEPRVYLDPLGARGVDALSLPPEGRAALDAAIFATMEGGAEPQSRRAALDAVAWLRARGADGIIPGCTEVPLLLGEAAGAPDLVDPLQLLAEAAVRYAIPDEWRPDPETDAALSTPAPAERASSGAAAPA
- a CDS encoding VOC family protein, with product MLTKPVAICVNRGGQSLDTAKMVADAVGWPVIGADPRDILLVDAGNAIIGLGFQVVTSFTTAAASDPAVDPALDPSISGDCAGDPAFAVASTTEPTIASSFEFATGSIDDAAEKPARHLQLSAATLTRNKRGDNGTQRLHWTDVNGNLFTFAQFDDAGLQGKRGAYYRKLLERRGFELGKRTRFDNTLPLVGVTLLVSDLERSRAWYEGKLGLKVIDADRDDVSLDAGNIILRLRPESSTGLVRRYRMTMALRDQFSFYTPDIRAEAANLAKGGVIFPRGIEWSTSGGALAKMPDPDGYGLWLWQPQPTYITGMPIDYTSVVSRILHEQGLPLPEQGYSGPYRLEQVAQPTLSAPPPSGTPTTPPTTKG
- a CDS encoding VOC family protein — its product is MLTKPVAICVNRGGQSLDTAKMVAEAVGWPVIGVDPRDLLLVDAGNAIVGLGFQIVSALIISDPSISGSCGGDPAFATASTGEPTLASSLEFASVSIDADAEKAARHLELSTAVVTRNKRAGTGAQRLHWTDVNGNLFTFAQFDAEGLKGKRGGYYAKLLERRGFELGKRNRFDNTQPLVGVTLLVSDLDRSRSFYEGQLGLKVVDADNDDVSLDAGNIIMRLRPETSTGMVRRYQQSQSLRDQFSFYTPDIRAEAANLVSQGVGFPRGIEWTVSGGALAKMPDPDGYNLWLWQPQPRFVEGMPIDYTPVTSRILKEHGLPLPREAYTGPYVQEALGLLSTIPPPPSGTPTTPPTTKG